The Eriocheir sinensis breed Jianghai 21 unplaced genomic scaffold, ASM2467909v1 Scaffold459, whole genome shotgun sequence genome has a segment encoding these proteins:
- the LOC126992424 gene encoding probable G-protein coupled receptor No18: protein MAILEVNESGAVSILYEEDMNVTNLEENVLKSNDVGYALNITMPLWEIVLTVFSLSIIIIFIIVGNVLVILSVFTYRPLRIVQNFFIVSLAVADLTVAVFVLPFNVAYSIIGKWIFGIHLCEMWLTCDILCCTASILNLCAIALDRYWAITDPINYAQKRTLKRVLVMIGLVWTISVIICLPPLFGWNDWPETFTLETPCVLTQEKGFVIYSSLGSFYCPLLIMTLVYVKIFTATRRRLRERANASRLNQISNTCRANVTREEDSVVSENGQNGYNDTCKKKLVQKKRRRKKKAGKSTTATTTTTTTAGGTATTTLNTAGSCTTLSPPVMAESSVTENEISNNQKDESSPTEEKHGADVVVKVNPKSGSQIHQFIEEKQKISLSKERRAARTLGIIMGSFVVCWLPFSLMYVILPFCSTCPQPNDKVINFIVWLGYINSSLNPVIYTIFNMDFRRAFARILRCPNATTL from the coding sequence ATGGCGATCCTGGAGGTGAACGAGAGCGGGGCGGTGTCCATCCTGTACGAGGAGGATATGAACGTTACCAATCTGGAAGAGAACGTATTGAAGAGCAATGACGTGGGCTACGCTCTCAACATCACGATGCCGCTCTGGGAGATCGTGCTCACCGTTTTCTCCCtgagcatcatcatcatcttcatcatcgtcgGTAACGTGCTCGTCATCCTGTCAGTGTTCACGTACCGGCCGCTCCGCATCGTACAGAACTTCTTCATCGTCTCGTTGGCCGTGGCGGACCTGACCGTGGCCGTGTTCGTGCTGCCATTCAACGTCGCCTACAGCATCATCGGCAAATGGATCTTCGGGATTCACCTTTGCGAGATGTGGCTCACCTGCGACATTCTCTGCTGCACGGCGTCCATCCTCAATCTGTGCGCCATCGCCCTCGACCGCTACTGGGCCATCACGGACCCCATCAACTACGCCCAGAAGCGGACCCTGAAGCGCGTGCTGGTGATGATCGGCCTCGTGTGGACTATCAGCGTCATCATCTGTCTTCCGCCGCTCTTCGGATGGAACGACTGGCCGGAGACCTTCACGCTGGAGACCCCCTGCGTCCTCACCCAGGAGAAGGGCTTCGTCATCTACTCCTCGCTGGGCTCCTTCTACTGCCCGCTGCTGATCATGACGCTGGTCTACGTCAAGATCTTCACAGCCACGAGGCGCCGCCTCAGGGAGCGCGCCAACGCCTCGCGCCTCAACCAGATCTCCAACACGTGCCGCGCCAACGTCACACGCGAGGAGGACTCGGTCGTCAGCGAGAACGGCCAGAATGGCTACAACGACACCTGCAAGAAGAAGTTAGTGCAGAAGAAGCGTCGCAGGAAGAAGAAAGCCGGGAAaagcaccacagccaccaccacaaccaccaccactgccggcggcaccgccaccaccacgctcAACACCGCTGGATCCTGTACCACACTCAGCCCGCCGGTGATGGCCGAGAGCTCCGTCACCGAGAATGAGATCAGCAACAACCAGAAGGACGAGTCTTCCCCGACAGAGGAGAAGCACGGGGCGGACGTTGTGGTGAAAGTGAACCCGAAGAGCGGCAGCCAGATACACCAGTTCATcgaagagaagcagaagattTCGTTGTCCAAGGAGCGCCGCGCCGCCCGTACCCTTGGCATTATCATGGGCTCCTTCGTGGTGTGCTGGCTGCCCTTCTCCCTCATGTATGTCATCCTCCCCTTCTGCAGCACGTGTCCGCAACCCAACGATAAAGTGATCAACTTCATCGTCTGGCTCGGCTACATCAACTCCTCGCTCAACCCCGTCATCTACACCATCTTCAATATGGATTTCCGCAGGGCGTTCGCCAGAATCCTCAGGTGCCCCAACGCCACCACACTCTGA